The Methanoplanus sp. FWC-SCC4 genome has a window encoding:
- a CDS encoding HD domain-containing protein, protein MKKNLFVRDVKPDNRVDSLFLIENADLKTGKKGKYLTCTLSDSTGKIPCKIWGRYNGGDQEIEYIYKSLFENAGCVFRISGKADSYNEEIYVSINEGIEYLKNPAESKGINEGDFLFSPADIEGNKKEILHLSESISDEGLRNIVISVLKKTDGFFEKPAAKSKHHDYPGGLCEHTLEVAKISVSISEGISGSNLNRDILIAGAILHDIGKCMNFDRKGLSFQANSLYSLLGHITPALQMLSRYEAFTDKETFGELMHIIQSHHGDYGDIRPQTPEAWAVHFADNISATIHEVKSDLEQVPKGTSTWGKRIEGYVYKSANEPKERATPKPQKHIPNQKSINQFF, encoded by the coding sequence ATGAAAAAAAACCTATTCGTAAGGGATGTAAAACCTGATAACAGAGTGGATTCACTTTTTTTAATAGAGAATGCCGACCTTAAAACAGGCAAAAAAGGAAAATACCTCACCTGCACCCTCTCAGACAGCACAGGAAAGATCCCATGCAAGATATGGGGGAGGTACAACGGAGGAGACCAGGAGATTGAATATATATACAAATCCCTTTTTGAAAATGCGGGCTGTGTATTCAGAATTTCCGGGAAGGCCGACTCCTACAATGAAGAGATCTATGTCAGCATAAACGAAGGAATCGAATATCTTAAAAATCCTGCCGAAAGCAAAGGGATAAATGAAGGCGACTTCTTGTTCTCACCAGCAGACATTGAAGGAAACAAAAAGGAGATCCTTCATCTGTCCGAATCAATATCAGATGAGGGACTAAGGAACATAGTCATTTCTGTACTCAAAAAAACAGACGGTTTCTTTGAAAAACCGGCGGCAAAATCAAAACACCATGATTACCCGGGCGGACTCTGCGAGCACACCCTTGAGGTTGCAAAAATATCAGTTTCAATATCAGAGGGAATATCCGGTTCCAACCTTAACAGAGATATCCTGATTGCAGGCGCAATTCTCCACGACATCGGCAAGTGCATGAATTTTGACAGAAAGGGACTCTCATTCCAGGCAAATTCCCTTTATTCTCTTCTAGGACACATTACTCCCGCATTGCAGATGTTGTCAAGGTATGAGGCTTTTACCGACAAAGAAACTTTCGGGGAGCTCATGCATATCATACAGTCACATCACGGGGATTACGGTGATATACGGCCACAGACACCGGAAGCATGGGCCGTTCACTTTGCCGACAATATCAGTGCAACCATTCATGAAGTAAAATCAGATCTTGAGCAGGTGCCAAAAGGCACAAGCACATGGGGAAAAAGGATTGAAGGGTATGTGTATAAATCCGCAAATGAGCCAAAGGAAAGGGCAACCCCAAAACCTCAAAAACATATTCCAAATCAGAAAAGCATCAACCAGTTTTTCTAA
- a CDS encoding glycosyltransferase, whose protein sequence is MDNIPEENCTIVVPAYNEEKRILRFLDEALLFGGRFIFVCDGTDKTDEIVKKFGEENPGLKIKIIRSNTRLGKGGGIIEGIKAAETDYAGFVDADGSTSVSELKRLFSGLDRYDCVIGSRWLPESKVSVKQSLSRRIQSRIFNLAIRVLFSLPYRDTQCGAKVFRKKSLDRILPDVTSRGFEFDVEILWCMKKAGCKIHEVPISWNDMELSHVGGGDGIKMIYNLVKIRFG, encoded by the coding sequence ATGGACAATATCCCTGAAGAAAACTGCACAATTGTTGTACCGGCCTACAACGAAGAGAAGAGAATTCTCAGATTTCTTGATGAGGCCCTCCTGTTTGGCGGCCGGTTCATCTTTGTCTGTGACGGAACCGACAAAACAGATGAAATTGTAAAAAAATTCGGAGAAGAAAATCCCGGACTGAAAATAAAGATAATCAGATCAAATACACGCCTTGGAAAAGGCGGAGGGATAATTGAAGGGATAAAGGCGGCTGAGACCGATTATGCAGGTTTTGTAGATGCAGACGGTTCGACTTCTGTTTCCGAATTAAAGCGTCTCTTCTCAGGGCTTGACCGTTATGACTGCGTTATTGGATCAAGGTGGCTTCCCGAATCAAAGGTTTCGGTAAAACAGTCACTTTCAAGGCGGATTCAGAGCAGAATTTTCAATCTTGCAATAAGGGTGCTCTTCTCTCTTCCGTATAGGGATACACAATGCGGCGCAAAGGTTTTTAGAAAAAAATCTCTTGACAGAATTCTGCCGGATGTTACTTCCAGGGGATTTGAGTTTGATGTCGAGATATTGTGGTGCATGAAAAAGGCAGGATGTAAAATTCATGAAGTTCCAATCAGCTGGAACGATATGGAACTCTCTCATGTCGGAGGAGGGGACGGAATTAAAATGATATACAATCTTGTAAAAATCAGATTTGGATAA
- a CDS encoding DJ-1/PfpI family protein → MVIAPKRYREEEFEIPAKMFEEAGIEYEVASVESGECYGIMGGIQNADIAIRDADETSYDALVIVGGLGASDFLWSDDDLKELTEKFGKSGKVTAAICLAPVVLARAGLLKGRQATVFESPATLKLLEEGGANYVKIGVVADMNIITANHPTASAEFAETIIEKLTC, encoded by the coding sequence ATGGTTATTGCACCAAAGAGATACCGTGAAGAAGAATTTGAAATCCCCGCAAAAATGTTTGAGGAAGCGGGAATTGAATATGAGGTTGCATCTGTCGAATCAGGTGAGTGCTACGGCATTATGGGGGGAATTCAGAATGCAGATATTGCAATACGTGATGCTGATGAAACCTCCTATGATGCACTTGTGATTGTCGGGGGTCTTGGAGCATCTGACTTCCTGTGGTCTGACGACGACTTAAAAGAGCTTACAGAAAAGTTTGGAAAATCAGGAAAAGTGACAGCAGCAATATGCCTGGCACCTGTAGTGCTTGCAAGGGCAGGTCTGTTAAAAGGACGGCAGGCAACCGTATTTGAGTCACCGGCAACTCTCAAACTGCTAGAAGAGGGCGGTGCCAATTACGTAAAGATAGGGGTTGTTGCAGATATGAATATAATTACTGCAAACCACCCTACCGCATCAGCAGAGTTTGCAGAGACCATAATTGAGAAATTAACCTGCTGA
- a CDS encoding YIP1 family protein: MQETFDKIKRSTGIILGDIKGLILKPVPSLKNLRKRTPMETLLYSAIIIFIYSFGFAITTFYNLDTLRSFSFLAGFGLIEIFLIIYAIIWGSLIINTLFLQIFVIIVEGKRGLFETLKVIVYGGTPTYIFGWIPIIGLLTGLWALILEILAIRELHEISTGRAVIAMIMPYIIFLCLFISFTLMPAPVPLDEFLTLNLP; encoded by the coding sequence ATGCAGGAAACATTTGATAAAATAAAAAGATCAACAGGGATTATTCTAGGGGATATTAAAGGTTTAATCTTAAAACCCGTCCCTTCACTTAAGAATCTCCGTAAGAGGACACCTATGGAGACTCTTCTTTATTCTGCCATAATAATTTTTATTTATTCATTTGGATTTGCAATAACAACATTCTACAACCTGGATACCCTCAGGAGTTTTTCATTTCTGGCAGGTTTCGGCCTGATAGAAATTTTTCTGATAATATATGCGATAATCTGGGGTAGTTTGATTATAAACACCCTGTTCCTCCAGATTTTTGTAATAATTGTGGAAGGAAAAAGAGGTCTTTTTGAAACACTTAAAGTAATTGTTTATGGAGGCACGCCGACTTACATATTCGGATGGATTCCAATAATCGGACTGTTAACAGGACTATGGGCACTTATTCTTGAAATACTTGCGATAAGGGAACTTCACGAAATATCCACAGGGCGTGCCGTAATTGCAATGATTATGCCGTACATTATCTTCCTCTGCCTTTTCATTTCATTTACATTAATGCCGGCTCCTGTTCCATTGGATGAATTTTTAACTTTAAATCTCCCTTAA